A stretch of DNA from Streptomyces sp. HUAS 15-9:
CCTCCAACGCCCTCGCCTGGGCGGAGCCGGTACGGCTGCACCGTACCGCCGCCGCTCCGTTCGCCGGGGTGGGGCTGCCCTTCGTCGACCCGGACGACGTGGCCGCGGTGGCCGCCGCCGTACTGCGGGAGGACGGGCACGACGGGGCCACGTATGTGCTGACCGGGCCCGAGGCGACCACGCCCCGGCAGCGGGCCGCGGCCGTCGCGGAGGCGATCGGGGAGCCGGTGACCTTCGTCGAGCAGAGCCGCGAGGAGGCGCACGCGCAGATGTCGCGGTTCCTGCCGGCGCCCGTCGTGGAGGGCACGCTGGCGATCCTCGGGGAGCCCACCGCCGAGGAGCAGCGGATCAGCGGGGACGTGGAGCGGGTACTGGGGCGGGCGGCGGCTCCGTTCGGGGCGTGGGCGGCGCGCAACGCCGGGGCGTTCCGCTGACGTTCGGGCGTGAGGGGGCACGGTCTCACTGATGCTGCGGGAGCGGCGACAGGAGTGCGGGCCAGTCCTGGGTGGCGGTCCAGTCGGCGAAGGTGTGCCAGGGCACCTCGGGGTGGTCGCGGCGCAGGGACGGTACGTCGACGTCCAGGCCGGTGATGGTGAAGTACTCGAACATCGCCGCCAGGTCCGAGGAGCGGGTGCGGACGTACGACAGGGGCACCTCCTCGTGGACGATCGGGCGGGCGGCGGCCGCCGCGAGGGTCTGCGCGATCCGGGCCGGGGTGAGTTCGTCCGAGGCGATGTCGATGCGGTGGCCGGCGAAGTCGTCGCGGCGCTGGAGGGCCAGTGCCGCGAACGCGCCGATGTCCACGGCGGGGATGAGCGTGAGCGGGCGCTCGGCGGGCATCGGCCAGGCGAAGGTGCCCGTGCGCAGTCCGTCGAGGGTCCAGCCGGCCGTGTGGTTGTCCATGAACGCGGCCGGGGCCAGCACCGTCCAGGGCACGCCCGACGTCCGCAGGTGCTGCTCGACCAGGTACTTGCTCTCGTAGTGCGGGATGCCGGTGCCGCGGTCGGCGTGGGCGGCCGAGGTGAGCACGACATGGCCGAGGCGGGCGGCCGCCGCCGCGTCGACGAGGGTTCTGCCCTGCCGGGTCTCGGCGGCGGTGTCGGTACCGAACGGGGTCGTCACCGCGAACAGGGCGTCGGCACCGGTGAGGGCGGCGTCGAGGCTCGCACGGTCGTCGAAGTCGGCGCGGCGGACGTCGGCGCCGAGGGCGCGCAGGACGTCGGCGGCGGGTGAGGCGGGGTCGCGGCTGAGGGCACGGACGCGGTGGCCTGCGGCCAGCAGGGCACGGGCGGTGGCCCCGCCCTGGGCTCCGGTGGCGCCGGTGACGGCGATGGTGAGCATGGGTTGAACTCCGAGTATTTATGTGCGTTACACATTGACTGTGTTACGCAGGAGAATACCAGGGGTTTGCTGCGTCGCGCAGTTAATAGCCCCACGTCTCGCCGCCGGCACGGCCACTCGGGGGCGAGGATCATGCGGTGGGGAGGACGTCGTCCTGGTCTCCGACGTCGAAGCGCTCACCGCGGGCACCGTGCCCGGCTGCAACGACGACAACCCGTACCGGTAGAAAACCTGCCGGGGCCGCGCATACCCGCGGTCCCGGCGCCCCCACAGGAGACACGCCTTGCCCACCCATCGTCTGACCGAGCTCCCGGACACTGTGGTGCGGCTGATCGAGAAGGTCAGCGGCCCCGTTGTCGACGTAAGGACCGTCAACGCCGGTCTGAACAGTGCCATCGCCGCCCGTGTGCGTACGGTCGACCGCACCCTGTTCGTCAAGGGTCTGCCGCTCGATCATCCGCGGGTCTGGACGCAGAAGCGTGAGGCCCGGATCAGCCCCTACGTCCACGGCATCGCACCGGAACTGCTGTGGCACGTCGAGGAGGGTGACTGGAGCATCCTCGGCTTCGAGTACGTGGACGGCGGCCACGCGGACTACAGGCCGGGCTCACTCGACCTGCCCGCGGTCCTGGCCACCATGATCCGGCTGGCCGAAGTACCGGCCCCGGACGTCGAGTTGAAGAGCATGCCGCACCGTCTCAGGACGTACGTGGACGACCCGGCAGACCTGTCCTGGTTCGCGGGCAACAGTCTGCTCCACACCGAGTGGAACCCGCACAACGTCCTGATGACGGGCAGCAAAGCCCAGTTCGTGGACTGGGGATGGGCCTCCACCGGCGCCGCCTGGATCGAACCGGCACTGTGGCTGCTGTGGCTCATCGCTCACGGTCACGCCCCCGGCCAGGCGGAGAACATTGCCGCCACTCACCCCGCGTGGGAGTCGGCCGGCCCCGCCCGCAGGGCTCAACGCGCTTGCCCGGGCCCAGCATCGGATCTGGACGTCGATCGCAGAGAGCGGGGACGCGTGGGCACAGCCCATGCGGCACGCCGCCCGCGCCTGGCACGAGCACCGGCGATCCATGTCCTGACTTCGTCGTTCCTCCCTCACTCACAGGGCCGCGGGCGGGGCCTCGGTCACTGCGGTCATGTTCGGGGCCACGCGCCAGCCGGTCAGGTCGCGGTGGCGGGACAGCCAGGCGCAGGCCAGGTCCACGAGTTCGGCGGCGGGGCAGAGCAGGGCGCGGGCCGCGCCGACCGGGCCCTCGGTGACCAGGCCCGCGTGGGTCGCGGCCGCGCCGATGTGCTCGTAGTCGCCCTCGTACATGACCAGTTGGTCACTGGGCTCCCAGCGGACGGCTCCGTCCGCCGTCTCGCGTGGTACGTCCATACGGTGGCTGCGGCGGCCGGGGTACGGCGTGAGGTGCTCGGCCAGATGGAGGACCGTCGCCTTGTCCCAGCCGACGCCGAGCAGGAGGACCTTCGCGCCGGCCCGGCACAGGCCCGCCAGGGGGCTGTTCGCGCCCAGGCCGTACGGGAGCGGATGTGCGCCCAGGATCTCCCGCGCGGCCGGGCCCTGCGCGGCGAAGGAGTAGAGCGGGTGGCCGGAGCGGCGGGCGCCGGGCAGGGATCGTACGACCTCGGGGAAGCGGCCGAGGCGAGGCTGGGCCGGGTGCACGGCCGGGTCGAACTCCGGCAGGGACGCGCGGACTCGGGGCCACCAGGTGCGGGGCACCGGGCGCTGGACCCAGGTGGCGGGGTCGGTCAGGTAGGTGGTGAAGGTGGGTACGGTCAGGGTGCCGGACGGGCCCACGGTGTCGCGCAGCGCCCGTACGAGCGCGACTCCGCCGCCGGCGGTCCAGCCGAGGGCGCTGATCGCGGTGTGCACCAGTACGGTGTCGCCTTCGGCGATTCCCAGGGTGCGGAGGCCTGCTGTCAGGTCGGCTCGGCTGTAGGGGCCGGGGGTTTGTGGGCCGGCGGCGGGGTGCAGCATGCGTGGCCCTCCGGGGGTGGGTGCGGTGTGGCGTGGTGTGGTGTTGTGCCGTGCGGGTCAGTGGGTGGGCACCCGGCCTTCGGACGCGTTTGGGTTCCCGCCCGCACCGACCGTGCTGCTTTCGTTGTCGGGTGCGGGTGGCCCCTGTGGGGCGGATTCGCCGTCGGCGGCCGCGGGAGGCAGGTGCGGGGCGGGTTCGGGAGCGGTGGTCATGGGAAGCCGCGCGTGCGGGACCGCCCTGTGGGCCGCCGGAGGTGCCAGGACGGCCGCCGTTGCGAAGAGAGCCGCTACCGCTGTCCAGCCCGCGCCCGAGCCGCTGCCGATGAATGACGTCAGGACCGCCGGGCCCACGATCGACTGGACCCCGTGGTGCAGTTGGAACGCCCCCAGGTACTCACCGCGGCGGTCGTCGGGGGCCAGCGCGAAGGCTAGGCCGTAGGACGCTCCGGCGTGCCACAGCTCCGCGGCCGTCATCACCAGGAAGGCCGCGGTCACCAGGGTTCCGGCGGCCCAGGGCGTCAGATCGCCACTGGGCACGAGGATGAGGCAGGCCAGGGCTCCGGCCAGGCCCGCGCGGCGGGCGACGCGGGCGGCGCCGGGCAGGTCGTCGGTGCCCTTGGCCGCGCGGACCTGGAGCAGCACGCACAGCACGGTGTTGAGGCCGATGAGGAGCGGGGTCAGGGTCGTGGGCAGGCCCGTGCCCACCACGATCCACAGGGGGATGCCGACCGCCAGCACCGAGTCGTGCAGGGCCAGTACGGCGTTCACCCCGACGACCCGCAGGAACGGCACGTCACGCAGGGCGATGAAGCGGCCCGCGGCCGGTGGGGCGGGGTGGGCGGCGACGGCCGGCAGACGGTGCACCAGTACGGCGGCCACGACGAAGGTGACTCCGTTGGCGAGCGGGATGATCTGCAGGGCGCCGTCCGTGCCCACCGCGATGACCGCGGCGGCGGCCAGCGTGCCCAGGCCCATGCTGGCGTTGCCGACCGACCTGATCGCGGCGCGGGCCGTCACCCGGTCCTTCTCCGGCACCAGTTCGGCGATCAGGGACATGAAGGAGGGGCCCGTACCGAACTGCAGGGCACCTATGACCACGGAGAGGGCGACGAACTCCCAGGCCGCGTGGACCGCGGGGAGGAGGAGGTACGCGACACCGAGTAGCAACAGTAGGCGGCTGAGCAGGGGGCGGGCGCCGATCCGGTCGGCGACCATGCCGAAGAGCACCGACGCGAGCAGGCCGGTCAGCCCCGCCGCGGAGAGCGCGAGACCGATCTGGGCCGCGGTCAGGCCCGTGACCCGGGTGAGGTAGACGGCGGAGCCGGCCACGTACACGCCGACTCCGATCCCGTCGATGCCGTGCAGGACGGCCAGCCGCCGTGCGGGGGCGTTCAGGGAACGCAAGGGGGAACGCATAGGCGATCGCATGATGTGTCTCCGCTCGGAGAGACGTCGGCGGGACGGGGGCGAGACGTGGGCGGGATCTCCGCGAAGCCCCCGCGTCTCAGGGCGTGCGCAGGACCGAGTAGATGAGCTGGTCGTGCCAGGCCCCCGCGCGCCACTGGGCGCGGCGGATGCGGCCCTCCAGCTCGAAGCCGGCCTTCTCCGCCGCGCGCTGCTCGGCGATGTTGTCGGCGTCGGTGCACACCTGGACGCGTTCGACGCGGGTGTGCTCGAAGAGGTAGTCGACGAGGAGGCGCTGCGCCCGGGTACCGACGCCCTGGCCGCGGTGCGCCGCGAAGAGGCCGATGGCGATCTCCCAGCAGGACGAGGTGTCCGCACGGCCCCACGCCCTGCGGAACCACTCGACGCGCCCCGCGAGGACGTCGTCAACGATGACGGACAGCATGTTCTCGTCGCCGCCGAGCAGTCCCCGCTCGTCGAGCAGCCGCCGCAGCCGTACGGTCGGCGTGTGGCCGAACCACTGGTAGGCACCCGGCCCTTCCGGTCCGGCGAACTCCGCGTCGAACCGGTCCAGGTCGGCCGCGGTCACCGGGCGCAGCGCCACACTCATCCGCGGTGCCCGGCCTTCAGTCGTACGGCCTGCTTGAGCACCTGGTCCGCGTCGGCCGCCGCCAGGGTGTCGGCCACGAGCGCGCGCAGCCGGGCCAGCCGTTCGGTCAGGGACAGCGTGT
This window harbors:
- a CDS encoding NAD(P)H-binding protein — translated: MIVVTGATGNVGRALVRMLAGSGEAVTAMARRISGTDVPDGVRAVAADLGEPDSLVPALEGAKALFLLVAGEDPGGILERAAAAGVTKVVLLSSQGVGTRPGVYTHAAGFEAAVAGSGLAHTVLRSGGLASNALAWAEPVRLHRTAAAPFAGVGLPFVDPDDVAAVAAAVLREDGHDGATYVLTGPEATTPRQRAAAVAEAIGEPVTFVEQSREEAHAQMSRFLPAPVVEGTLAILGEPTAEEQRISGDVERVLGRAAAPFGAWAARNAGAFR
- a CDS encoding NmrA/HSCARG family protein, with the protein product MLTIAVTGATGAQGGATARALLAAGHRVRALSRDPASPAADVLRALGADVRRADFDDRASLDAALTGADALFAVTTPFGTDTAAETRQGRTLVDAAAAARLGHVVLTSAAHADRGTGIPHYESKYLVEQHLRTSGVPWTVLAPAAFMDNHTAGWTLDGLRTGTFAWPMPAERPLTLIPAVDIGAFAALALQRRDDFAGHRIDIASDELTPARIAQTLAAAAARPIVHEEVPLSYVRTRSSDLAAMFEYFTITGLDVDVPSLRRDHPEVPWHTFADWTATQDWPALLSPLPQHQ
- a CDS encoding aminoglycoside N(3)-acetyltransferase, translating into MLHPAAGPQTPGPYSRADLTAGLRTLGIAEGDTVLVHTAISALGWTAGGGVALVRALRDTVGPSGTLTVPTFTTYLTDPATWVQRPVPRTWWPRVRASLPEFDPAVHPAQPRLGRFPEVVRSLPGARRSGHPLYSFAAQGPAAREILGAHPLPYGLGANSPLAGLCRAGAKVLLLGVGWDKATVLHLAEHLTPYPGRRSHRMDVPRETADGAVRWEPSDQLVMYEGDYEHIGAAATHAGLVTEGPVGAARALLCPAAELVDLACAWLSRHRDLTGWRVAPNMTAVTEAPPAAL
- a CDS encoding MFS transporter translates to MRSLNAPARRLAVLHGIDGIGVGVYVAGSAVYLTRVTGLTAAQIGLALSAAGLTGLLASVLFGMVADRIGARPLLSRLLLLLGVAYLLLPAVHAAWEFVALSVVIGALQFGTGPSFMSLIAELVPEKDRVTARAAIRSVGNASMGLGTLAAAAVIAVGTDGALQIIPLANGVTFVVAAVLVHRLPAVAAHPAPPAAGRFIALRDVPFLRVVGVNAVLALHDSVLAVGIPLWIVVGTGLPTTLTPLLIGLNTVLCVLLQVRAAKGTDDLPGAARVARRAGLAGALACLILVPSGDLTPWAAGTLVTAAFLVMTAAELWHAGASYGLAFALAPDDRRGEYLGAFQLHHGVQSIVGPAVLTSFIGSGSGAGWTAVAALFATAAVLAPPAAHRAVPHARLPMTTAPEPAPHLPPAAADGESAPQGPPAPDNESSTVGAGGNPNASEGRVPTH
- a CDS encoding GNAT family N-acetyltransferase; translated protein: MSVALRPVTAADLDRFDAEFAGPEGPGAYQWFGHTPTVRLRRLLDERGLLGGDENMLSVIVDDVLAGRVEWFRRAWGRADTSSCWEIAIGLFAAHRGQGVGTRAQRLLVDYLFEHTRVERVQVCTDADNIAEQRAAEKAGFELEGRIRRAQWRAGAWHDQLIYSVLRTP